The proteins below come from a single Halostagnicola larsenii XH-48 genomic window:
- a CDS encoding SpoVR family protein, whose translation MSKTNSNADRFRKQAIAGELEEPVAEARHLAEKLGLEPYPVKYWIIDYDEMNELIAYGGFQSRYPHWRWGMQYDKQQKQGQYGGGKAFEIVNNDNPAHAFLQESNTIADQKAVITHVEAHSDFFANNEWFGLFTRGQADDGAVNAAAMLERHAQAIDDYMSDPDIERAEVEKWIDHCLTLEDNIDQHQIFTRRLDIEGDVPDEIDEDLAEKLDDLGLSEEVKGEVFDEEWLEAIESDDASIEFPEQPQKDILAFVREYGKQFDEEAGRAVEMEPWQRDILDMMRAESYYFAAQKMTKVMNEGWAAYHESRMMSDEGFAGDDEFINYADHMARVLASPGLNPYSLGMELWEYVENKTNRREVLERLLRIEGVSWRNLTDVVDFEAVRERLEPPKALVRITPETLDDVADLPSAYVDDDALEAAQAGEIDVDRYPWKVLTYEGLARRHYSLVKRQHRGFLMRVGQNDLERIGRYLFDDARYGSVEEALADVEFTAGWDRMFDIRESHNDVTFLDQFLTQEFITENDYFTYEHSQATGQFHVSSDEAEDVKKKLLLQFTNFGKPTIAVYDGNYNNANELLLAHQYNGVMLDLKQARETLKRVFELWGRPVNLLTVVKEVDEHDVEVAKRRNREPEPEERGKRIRYDGTEVTVEDVPWEDVEHLAASDVDYDTKPEDWLA comes from the coding sequence ATGAGCAAGACCAATTCCAACGCCGACAGGTTCCGAAAGCAGGCCATCGCCGGGGAACTCGAAGAGCCGGTCGCGGAGGCTCGGCATCTGGCCGAAAAGCTCGGCCTCGAGCCGTACCCGGTCAAGTACTGGATCATCGACTACGACGAGATGAACGAACTCATCGCCTACGGCGGATTCCAGTCGCGATACCCCCACTGGCGGTGGGGCATGCAGTACGATAAGCAACAAAAGCAGGGCCAGTACGGCGGCGGGAAAGCCTTCGAGATCGTCAACAACGACAATCCGGCCCACGCCTTCCTGCAGGAATCGAATACGATCGCCGATCAAAAGGCAGTCATCACCCACGTCGAGGCCCACTCGGATTTCTTCGCGAACAACGAGTGGTTCGGCCTGTTCACGCGCGGACAAGCTGATGACGGCGCGGTCAACGCCGCGGCGATGCTAGAGCGCCACGCGCAGGCGATAGACGACTACATGTCCGATCCGGACATCGAGCGGGCGGAAGTCGAGAAGTGGATCGACCACTGTCTGACCTTAGAGGACAACATCGACCAGCACCAGATCTTCACTCGACGGCTCGACATCGAGGGCGACGTGCCCGACGAAATCGACGAGGATCTGGCGGAGAAACTCGATGACCTCGGTCTCTCCGAGGAGGTCAAAGGCGAGGTCTTCGACGAAGAGTGGCTCGAGGCCATCGAGAGCGACGACGCCTCGATCGAGTTCCCCGAACAGCCCCAAAAGGACATCCTCGCGTTCGTCCGCGAGTACGGCAAGCAGTTCGACGAGGAGGCCGGACGCGCCGTCGAGATGGAGCCGTGGCAGCGGGACATCCTCGATATGATGCGCGCGGAGTCGTACTACTTTGCCGCCCAGAAGATGACGAAGGTGATGAACGAGGGGTGGGCCGCATACCACGAATCGCGGATGATGAGCGACGAGGGATTCGCCGGCGACGACGAATTCATAAACTACGCCGACCACATGGCGCGAGTGTTAGCGTCGCCGGGGCTCAACCCCTACAGCCTCGGGATGGAGTTGTGGGAGTACGTCGAGAACAAGACGAACAGGCGAGAGGTCTTAGAGCGCTTGCTACGCATCGAAGGCGTTTCGTGGCGCAACCTCACCGACGTGGTCGACTTCGAGGCGGTACGCGAGCGACTCGAGCCGCCGAAGGCGCTCGTTCGGATCACCCCCGAGACCCTCGACGACGTTGCCGACTTGCCGTCGGCGTACGTCGACGACGACGCCCTCGAGGCAGCGCAGGCGGGTGAGATCGATGTCGATCGCTACCCGTGGAAAGTGCTCACGTACGAGGGGCTCGCGAGACGACATTACTCGCTGGTCAAACGCCAACACCGCGGGTTCCTGATGCGAGTCGGGCAGAACGATCTCGAGCGGATCGGGCGCTACCTGTTCGACGACGCCCGATACGGAAGCGTCGAGGAGGCGCTCGCAGACGTCGAGTTCACCGCCGGCTGGGATCGGATGTTCGACATCCGCGAGAGCCACAACGACGTGACCTTCCTCGATCAGTTCCTGACCCAGGAGTTCATCACGGAAAACGACTACTTCACGTACGAACACTCCCAAGCGACGGGCCAGTTCCACGTCTCGAGCGACGAAGCCGAGGACGTCAAGAAGAAACTGCTACTGCAGTTTACCAACTTCGGAAAACCGACCATCGCGGTCTACGACGGCAACTACAACAACGCCAACGAGTTGCTGTTGGCCCATCAGTACAACGGCGTCATGCTAGATCTCAAGCAGGCTCGAGAGACGCTCAAACGCGTCTTCGAGCTCTGGGGTCGGCCGGTAAACCTCCTGACGGTCGTCAAGGAGGTCGACGAACACGACGTCGAGGTCGCAAAACGCAGGAACCGGGAACCGGAACCCGAAGAGCGGGGCAAGCGCATCCGCTACGACGGCACGGAGGTAACCGTCGAAGACGTGCCGTGGGAGGACGTCGAACACCTCGCCGCCTCCGACGTCGATTACGACACGAAGCCCGAAGACTGGCTGGCCTGA
- a CDS encoding secondary thiamine-phosphate synthase enzyme YjbQ, with product MQITLETEQRLTTVDLTDRVADAVSSDIDRGLCTVFVAHTTAAVLLQEDEARLRTDLEDFFAALVPDEGHAHDQLDGNADSHLRASIIGPSVTIPVENGSLAMGTWQSVLLAEFDGPRTRTVSVTTVRDEAE from the coding sequence ATGCAGATCACCCTCGAGACCGAGCAGCGGCTGACGACCGTCGATCTCACTGACCGCGTCGCGGACGCGGTGTCGAGCGACATCGACCGGGGACTGTGTACGGTTTTCGTCGCGCACACGACGGCGGCCGTTCTCCTTCAGGAAGACGAAGCCCGACTCCGGACCGACCTCGAGGACTTTTTCGCGGCCCTCGTTCCCGACGAGGGCCACGCTCACGACCAACTCGACGGCAATGCCGATTCGCATCTCAGAGCATCGATCATCGGCCCGTCGGTCACGATTCCAGTCGAAAACGGCTCGCTCGCGATGGGAACCTGGCAGTCGGTGTTGTTGGCCGAGTTCGACGGTCCCAGAACGCGAACGGTGTCCGTGACGACCGTTCGAGACGAAGCCGAATAA
- a CDS encoding HEAT repeat domain-containing protein: MDSDGGMPIERSTDAVASFELPTILARLDGDDPASRKDALETVRETVDTRPDACLPTVPKLRKLLETGSTDDEESIAYCLAELARESPDDVAPSVPGIQSCLTATLSQQATRDLFRCLHAVAEARPDTVIDHIDELVGALEDRAQIDRWGVELLAELSKEYPGEITPALPVLREVLRVAPQHGGVSALTAIGRAVRTDTVSTFAFVDDVVSVVDHDDPPLRNNALACLGDVAAVTPSAVEPYDSAIATALESDDPNTRANAAVTIGRLAADTNEVQAQRRLIELLSDDHAQVRANACTAIGYGQVGTARNTLENLADGDPNPAVRERAAWASAQL, translated from the coding sequence ATGGATAGCGACGGGGGGATGCCGATCGAGCGCTCTACCGACGCGGTCGCGAGCTTCGAGTTGCCGACTATTCTGGCCCGGCTCGATGGCGACGATCCCGCGAGCAGAAAAGATGCGCTCGAGACGGTCCGCGAAACCGTCGATACTCGCCCCGACGCGTGTCTCCCGACGGTTCCCAAACTCCGCAAACTTCTCGAGACCGGGTCGACCGATGACGAGGAATCGATCGCGTACTGTCTGGCCGAACTCGCACGCGAATCGCCCGACGACGTCGCACCGTCCGTTCCGGGCATCCAGTCGTGTCTGACGGCAACCCTCTCACAGCAGGCGACTCGAGACCTCTTTCGGTGTCTCCACGCGGTCGCCGAGGCACGGCCGGATACCGTGATCGATCACATCGACGAACTCGTCGGCGCGCTCGAGGATCGGGCGCAAATCGATCGCTGGGGCGTCGAACTGTTGGCGGAGCTATCGAAGGAGTATCCCGGCGAGATAACGCCGGCGCTTCCGGTCCTCCGCGAGGTGCTACGCGTTGCTCCCCAACACGGTGGTGTTTCGGCGCTCACCGCGATCGGACGGGCGGTCAGAACGGACACCGTCTCGACGTTTGCGTTCGTCGACGACGTCGTGTCGGTGGTCGATCACGACGACCCCCCGCTTCGGAACAACGCGCTCGCCTGCCTCGGTGACGTCGCCGCCGTGACGCCCTCCGCGGTCGAACCCTACGATTCGGCGATCGCGACGGCCCTCGAGAGCGACGATCCGAACACGCGGGCGAACGCGGCGGTGACGATCGGTCGACTCGCCGCCGACACGAACGAAGTCCAGGCACAGCGTCGGTTGATCGAACTGCTCTCCGACGATCACGCGCAGGTCCGTGCGAACGCCTGCACCGCGATCGGATACGGTCAGGTGGGAACGGCCCGAAACACGCTCGAGAACCTCGCTGACGGCGACCCGAACCCGGCGGTGCGCGAACGGGCAGCCTGGGCGTCCGCACAGTTGTAA
- a CDS encoding TIGR00341 family protein produces MRLLQIFVPHGDRDLVLETLEAEGIDYAITEETGPGGFEALVSIPTTPAGVEPTLEKLHEAGLRKDAYTVVVAAETIVSDRDEALHEQFAGSRISREEIRSRAVELAPASSTYFALLVLSTIIATAGLLLNSAATIIGAMVVAPLMGPALAASVGVIVDDDDLASRGVRLQATGLLVSVLTAAVMGYLLRGTVLLPPAFDITTVPEIQERITPGFLALFLALGSGAAGVISLTRNVGSVLVGVAIAVALIPPAATAGLGIAWGRPEVVLTAGTLVLINMFSINLTALLLLWLSGYRPDRTAGIERAYGRLRSRVAVILLAIAVLSVVLVGVTYGTHQTAAVEHDVTVELEAMSDDPAFDELVFQEVSVDYELYDVYTDSRPAVTVLVERPPGEQAPSDFAETVRDRLETATGEDLTVVVELVDTQRA; encoded by the coding sequence ATGCGGCTCCTGCAGATTTTCGTCCCGCACGGCGATCGAGACCTCGTTCTCGAGACGCTCGAGGCGGAGGGGATCGACTACGCGATCACCGAAGAGACCGGGCCAGGCGGGTTCGAGGCACTGGTCTCGATACCGACGACGCCGGCCGGCGTCGAACCGACCCTCGAGAAACTCCACGAGGCGGGACTGCGCAAGGACGCCTACACCGTCGTCGTCGCCGCCGAAACGATCGTCTCCGATCGAGACGAGGCGTTACACGAGCAGTTCGCGGGATCTCGAATCTCCCGGGAGGAGATCCGATCTCGAGCGGTCGAACTCGCGCCCGCATCGTCGACGTACTTCGCCTTGCTCGTATTGAGTACGATTATCGCGACGGCGGGACTCCTGCTCAACTCGGCTGCGACCATCATCGGTGCGATGGTCGTCGCGCCGTTGATGGGGCCAGCTCTCGCCGCGAGCGTCGGTGTCATCGTCGATGACGACGATCTCGCGTCGCGCGGGGTTCGCCTCCAGGCAACCGGACTGCTCGTCTCGGTACTTACCGCAGCAGTCATGGGCTACCTGCTTCGCGGGACGGTCCTGTTGCCACCGGCGTTCGACATCACGACCGTTCCAGAGATCCAAGAGCGCATTACTCCCGGATTCCTCGCGCTCTTTCTCGCGCTCGGTTCCGGGGCGGCCGGCGTAATCAGTCTCACGCGCAACGTGGGATCGGTGCTTGTCGGCGTCGCGATCGCCGTCGCGTTGATCCCACCCGCTGCGACCGCCGGACTCGGCATCGCCTGGGGACGCCCAGAAGTCGTTCTCACCGCGGGGACGTTAGTGTTGATCAACATGTTTTCGATCAACCTCACCGCCCTCCTGTTGCTCTGGCTCTCGGGATATCGCCCGGATCGTACCGCGGGCATCGAACGGGCGTACGGTCGGCTTCGGTCCCGCGTCGCGGTTATCCTGCTCGCGATCGCAGTTCTGTCAGTCGTCCTCGTGGGAGTCACCTACGGAACCCACCAGACCGCCGCAGTCGAGCACGACGTGACCGTCGAACTCGAGGCGATGAGCGACGATCCCGCCTTCGACGAACTCGTGTTTCAGGAAGTGTCGGTCGATTACGAACTGTACGACGTGTACACTGATTCCCGCCCCGCGGTAACCGTACTCGTCGAGCGCCCTCCCGGCGAACAAGCGCCATCTGACTTCGCCGAAACCGTTCGCGATCGACTCGAGACGGCGACGGGCGAGGACTTGACCGTCGTCGTCGAACTCGTCGACACCCAGCGTGCTTGA
- a CDS encoding PrkA family serine protein kinase, producing MRGNDYVREADRALEETYEEPMSLGTYVDRIFANPTIASHASKYLLEAIEAAGTRTVVEEGEEKQRYRFFDDPHNDGEHAILGNTEVLNSFVDDLRSIAAGRAKDEKIVWFEGPTATGKSELKRCLVNGLREYSKTPEGRRYTVEWNVTTAADSRGLSYGGDPTAGDEEHWYESPVQAHPLSVFPEAVREELLAELNGRLEDHVPIHVDSQLDPFSREAYEYLEERYRRKGEESLFSAITDENHLRVKNYVVDVGQGVGVLHSEDDGPPKERLVGSWMHGMLQELDSRGRKNPQAFSYDGVISQGNGVLTVVEDAAQHADLLQKLLNVPDEQSVKLDKGIGMDVDTQMVIISNPDLEAQLNQHADRNGMDPLKALKRRLDKHQFGYLTNLSLETELIRRELTNETSIWEADDYDELEAKIRKPVSVTVRDSEGETTTREFAPHAIEAAALYAVVTRLDEENLPAGLDLVEKALLFDRGYLQEGDTRRTKEDFEFNGDGHDGEHGVPVTYTRDRLAELLQADRDRHHAELPVEDVIMPRDVLNAMADGLAEAPVFSTGERSEFENRIVPVKNYIYDQQESDIIEAIMHDKRVDEETVAEYVEHVYAWETDQPLYNDRGEEVEPDALKMKLFEVEHLGRFSEEAYQGNQPRESVVQFRREKVITALNRHAWDHRDEDFAVEDVDLTAIPVINSVLESHDWDDVERTFEDFDPRQWDDPPSGTETEAVKDRTIETMVDRFGYSEASAELTSRHIMGQVSYRWN from the coding sequence ATGAGAGGAAACGACTACGTTCGCGAGGCCGACCGCGCGCTCGAGGAGACCTACGAGGAACCGATGAGTCTCGGGACGTACGTCGATCGGATCTTCGCGAACCCGACGATCGCCTCCCACGCCTCGAAGTACCTGCTCGAGGCCATCGAGGCCGCCGGGACGCGGACCGTGGTCGAAGAGGGCGAGGAGAAACAGCGCTATCGCTTTTTCGACGATCCGCACAACGACGGCGAGCACGCGATTTTGGGCAACACCGAGGTGCTCAACAGCTTTGTCGACGACCTGCGCTCGATCGCCGCGGGGCGGGCCAAAGACGAGAAGATCGTCTGGTTCGAGGGGCCGACCGCGACCGGTAAGTCCGAACTCAAACGCTGTCTGGTCAACGGGCTGCGCGAGTACTCGAAGACGCCCGAGGGCCGCCGGTACACCGTCGAGTGGAACGTGACGACCGCCGCCGACTCGAGGGGCCTGAGCTACGGCGGCGATCCGACCGCCGGCGACGAGGAACACTGGTACGAGAGCCCGGTGCAGGCCCACCCGCTGTCCGTATTCCCCGAGGCGGTTCGCGAGGAGTTGCTCGCGGAGCTAAACGGACGGCTCGAAGACCACGTGCCGATCCACGTCGACTCGCAGCTCGATCCGTTCTCGCGGGAGGCCTACGAGTACTTGGAGGAACGCTATCGTCGAAAGGGCGAGGAGTCACTGTTCTCGGCGATCACCGACGAGAATCACCTCCGGGTGAAAAACTACGTCGTCGACGTCGGACAGGGGGTCGGCGTGCTCCACTCCGAAGACGACGGCCCGCCCAAAGAACGGCTGGTCGGCTCGTGGATGCACGGCATGTTGCAGGAACTCGACTCGCGCGGGCGAAAGAACCCGCAGGCCTTTAGCTACGACGGGGTCATCTCGCAGGGCAACGGCGTCCTCACCGTCGTCGAAGACGCGGCCCAGCACGCGGACCTGCTCCAGAAGCTGTTGAACGTGCCCGATGAGCAGTCCGTGAAGTTGGACAAGGGGATCGGAATGGACGTCGACACGCAGATGGTGATCATCTCGAACCCGGATCTCGAGGCACAACTCAACCAGCACGCCGATCGCAACGGGATGGACCCGCTGAAAGCGCTCAAGCGCCGGCTCGACAAACACCAGTTCGGCTACCTGACGAACCTGAGCCTCGAGACCGAGCTTATCCGGCGGGAGCTAACGAACGAAACGTCGATCTGGGAGGCCGACGATTACGACGAACTCGAGGCGAAGATACGCAAGCCGGTGTCGGTGACGGTCAGGGACAGCGAGGGAGAGACGACGACCAGGGAGTTCGCGCCCCACGCCATCGAGGCCGCGGCCCTGTACGCCGTGGTCACGCGACTCGACGAGGAGAACTTGCCCGCGGGGCTGGACCTCGTCGAGAAGGCGCTGCTGTTCGACCGGGGCTACTTACAGGAGGGCGACACTCGCCGGACGAAAGAGGACTTCGAGTTCAACGGCGACGGCCACGACGGCGAACACGGCGTTCCGGTGACATACACCCGCGACCGACTCGCGGAACTGCTCCAGGCGGACCGCGACCGCCACCACGCGGAGCTTCCCGTCGAGGACGTAATCATGCCGCGAGACGTGTTGAACGCGATGGCTGACGGCCTCGCCGAGGCGCCGGTCTTCTCGACTGGCGAACGCTCCGAGTTCGAGAACCGGATCGTCCCGGTCAAGAACTACATCTACGACCAGCAGGAGTCGGACATCATCGAAGCGATCATGCACGACAAGCGGGTCGATGAGGAGACCGTCGCCGAGTACGTCGAGCACGTCTACGCCTGGGAGACCGACCAGCCGCTTTACAACGACCGCGGCGAGGAGGTCGAACCCGACGCGCTGAAGATGAAGCTCTTCGAGGTCGAACACCTCGGGCGGTTCTCCGAGGAGGCCTACCAGGGCAACCAGCCTCGAGAGAGCGTCGTCCAGTTCCGCCGCGAGAAGGTCATCACGGCGCTCAACCGACACGCGTGGGACCACCGCGACGAGGATTTCGCCGTCGAGGACGTGGATCTCACGGCGATTCCGGTCATCAACTCGGTCCTCGAGAGTCACGACTGGGACGACGTCGAGCGGACCTTCGAGGACTTCGACCCGCGCCAGTGGGACGACCCGCCGAGTGGCACCGAGACGGAGGCTGTCAAAGACCGCACGATCGAGACGATGGTCGATCGCTTCGGGTACAGCGAGGCCTCCGCGGAACTGACCAGCAGACACATCATGGGACAGGTGAGCTACCGATGGAACTGA
- a CDS encoding YeaH/YhbH family protein: MGLRDDLERFREVGEKRREDLADFIQYGDLGQSRPGSVNIPVKIVSLPEFAYDQRDQGGVGQGDGDTPDVGQPIGQPQPQPGDGDGDEAGEPGEEGGEHEYYEMDPEEFAQELDEELGLDLEPKGKQVIEEKEGPFTDMTRSGPDSTLDFERMFKEGLKRKLTMDFDEEFLRELCKVEGISPREVFEWARGESLPVSMAWVEEAHADVADERGTWDSIEEVEENVERETVQQRIRREGIRHVPFRREDERYRYPEIIEEKEKNVVVVNIRDVSGSMREKKRELVERTFTPLDWYLQGKYDNAEFVYIAHDAEAWEVDREEFFGIRSGGGTKISSAYDLAAELLEEYPWSDWNRYVFAAGDSENSSNDTGERVIPKMEEIPANLHAYVETQPSGNAINATHAEELEKHFGRDAEDVAVAYVNGEGDVTDAIYEILSTESEADEQRE; this comes from the coding sequence ATGGGACTGCGAGACGACCTCGAGCGGTTCCGAGAGGTGGGTGAGAAGCGACGGGAGGACCTGGCCGATTTCATCCAGTACGGCGACCTCGGCCAGAGCCGGCCCGGATCGGTCAATATCCCGGTCAAGATCGTCTCGCTGCCGGAGTTCGCCTACGATCAGCGCGATCAGGGCGGCGTCGGCCAGGGTGACGGCGATACGCCGGACGTCGGGCAGCCGATCGGCCAACCCCAGCCCCAGCCGGGTGACGGCGACGGTGACGAAGCGGGCGAACCCGGCGAGGAAGGCGGCGAACACGAGTACTACGAGATGGACCCCGAGGAGTTCGCACAGGAACTCGACGAGGAACTCGGACTGGATTTAGAGCCCAAAGGCAAGCAGGTCATCGAGGAAAAAGAGGGGCCGTTCACGGATATGACGCGCTCGGGCCCGGATAGCACGCTCGACTTCGAGCGGATGTTCAAGGAGGGGCTCAAGCGCAAACTGACGATGGACTTCGACGAGGAGTTCCTCAGGGAACTGTGCAAGGTCGAGGGAATCTCGCCCCGCGAAGTCTTCGAGTGGGCTCGCGGCGAGAGCCTGCCCGTGTCGATGGCCTGGGTCGAAGAAGCCCACGCCGACGTGGCCGACGAGCGCGGCACGTGGGACTCCATCGAAGAGGTCGAGGAAAACGTCGAGCGAGAGACCGTCCAGCAGAGGATTCGGCGAGAAGGGATCAGGCACGTCCCCTTCCGCCGGGAGGACGAGCGCTACCGCTACCCCGAAATCATCGAGGAAAAGGAAAAGAACGTGGTCGTGGTCAACATCCGCGACGTTTCGGGATCGATGCGCGAGAAGAAACGCGAACTGGTCGAGCGGACGTTCACGCCGCTCGATTGGTACCTCCAGGGCAAGTACGACAACGCCGAGTTCGTCTACATCGCCCACGACGCGGAGGCGTGGGAGGTCGACCGCGAGGAGTTCTTCGGCATCCGCAGCGGCGGCGGCACGAAGATCTCGAGCGCGTACGACCTCGCGGCCGAACTGCTAGAGGAGTACCCCTGGAGCGACTGGAACCGCTACGTGTTCGCCGCGGGCGACTCCGAGAACTCCTCGAACGACACGGGCGAACGCGTCATCCCGAAAATGGAGGAGATCCCCGCAAACCTCCACGCTTACGTCGAAACCCAACCGAGCGGCAACGCGATCAACGCCACGCACGCCGAGGAACTCGAGAAGCACTTCGGTCGCGACGCCGAGGACGTCGCGGTGGCGTACGTCAACGGCGAGGGCGACGTGACCGACGCGATCTACGAGATCCTCTCGACGGAAAGCGAGGCGGACGAGCAACGTGAATGA
- a CDS encoding Gfo/Idh/MocA family protein, protein MSSIGIGIVGLGGMGQLHARNVLEHGGRINAGADIIEQKRTRFGKEFGARTYESHEGLIDDDAVDAVVVTTPNRFHEPIAVAALEAGLDVLVEKPLAHTLESARRIAAAEAESDGICMVGFHNRHAASTAMFDEYDNRGRFGELTHVEANYVRRRGVPGPGSWFTDPGLAGGGALLDIGVHAIDLALYTLGFPEVTEVSGVTRTTFGTREEYADPDGFGDNWETSSEPYEVDDSVSAFIRCADGSTISLEAAWATNRESSTDFVVRGTEAGASFDIGDNDLTILETGTGGCDHYADLDLSGDPSITGHLEQDKRFLEAVATGIEPQTNTIDEALTVQQVIDAIYRSSESGRAQQLADPSDQEIRTQLE, encoded by the coding sequence ATGAGTTCAATTGGCATCGGCATCGTTGGTCTCGGGGGAATGGGTCAACTACACGCGCGGAACGTTCTCGAGCATGGCGGGAGGATCAACGCTGGGGCCGATATCATCGAGCAAAAACGCACCCGGTTTGGAAAGGAGTTCGGCGCGCGCACCTACGAATCTCACGAGGGACTCATCGACGACGATGCCGTCGACGCCGTCGTCGTCACCACTCCAAATCGCTTTCACGAACCGATCGCCGTCGCCGCACTCGAGGCCGGACTCGACGTGCTCGTCGAGAAACCGCTCGCACACACGCTCGAGAGCGCGCGGCGAATCGCCGCCGCCGAAGCCGAGTCGGACGGGATCTGTATGGTCGGCTTTCACAATCGTCACGCGGCGTCGACTGCGATGTTCGACGAGTACGACAATCGCGGCCGCTTCGGCGAGTTGACCCACGTCGAAGCGAACTACGTCCGTCGTCGCGGCGTCCCCGGACCGGGCTCGTGGTTTACCGATCCCGGACTGGCCGGCGGCGGCGCGCTGCTCGACATCGGCGTTCACGCTATCGATCTCGCGCTGTATACGCTCGGCTTTCCCGAAGTCACCGAAGTGTCCGGCGTCACGAGGACCACGTTCGGCACGCGCGAGGAGTACGCCGATCCGGACGGGTTCGGCGACAACTGGGAAACGTCGTCCGAACCTTACGAGGTCGACGACTCCGTCAGCGCGTTCATCCGATGTGCGGACGGCTCGACGATATCGCTCGAGGCAGCCTGGGCGACCAACCGAGAGTCCTCGACGGACTTCGTCGTCCGCGGGACGGAAGCCGGTGCATCCTTCGATATCGGGGACAACGACCTCACGATCCTCGAGACCGGAACGGGCGGCTGTGATCACTACGCCGACCTCGACCTCAGCGGCGACCCGTCGATCACCGGCCACTTAGAGCAGGACAAACGGTTCCTCGAGGCTGTCGCGACCGGGATCGAGCCACAGACCAACACGATCGACGAAGCGTTGACCGTCCAGCAAGTGATCGACGCCATCTACCGCTCGAGCGAGAGCGGACGAGCTCAGCAACTGGCCGACCCGTCCGATCAGGAGATTCGAACCCAGCTCGAGTAA
- a CDS encoding DUF7344 domain-containing protein — protein sequence MSIETANPSHRSDEPADSPPSPESGGFSSDMIFHILQTSRRRETIRYLLDADGPVKMRDVAEHVAAVEHDTTVANLDSTQRQRVYIPLYQSHLPTLDEESVIDYNKSRGIVHPTDNLEVFRPHLEIRSDDRSGSQFDEEQSLQTDENPMPVLIATIANVLVASIIGGYAAMTATNVAVFLLSILGVVIVAGTALWTATQSGSRVLGAIGHLFRRRKQGS from the coding sequence ATGTCCATCGAAACTGCCAATCCGTCTCACCGGTCGGACGAACCCGCAGATAGCCCACCATCTCCGGAATCGGGCGGGTTCTCGAGCGATATGATCTTTCATATCCTCCAGACCAGTCGTCGACGGGAGACGATTAGATACCTGTTAGACGCCGATGGTCCCGTCAAAATGCGCGACGTCGCCGAGCACGTCGCCGCGGTCGAACACGATACGACCGTCGCAAACCTCGACTCGACCCAGCGCCAGCGCGTGTATATCCCGCTGTATCAATCTCACCTCCCGACGCTGGACGAAGAGAGCGTCATCGACTACAACAAAAGCCGGGGAATCGTACACCCGACGGACAACCTCGAGGTGTTTCGTCCGCATCTCGAGATCCGAAGCGATGATCGTTCTGGCAGTCAGTTCGACGAGGAACAATCGTTGCAGACGGACGAAAACCCCATGCCCGTCCTGATTGCGACGATTGCAAACGTGCTCGTCGCGTCGATCATCGGCGGGTACGCTGCGATGACCGCGACGAACGTGGCGGTCTTTTTGCTCTCAATACTCGGCGTCGTGATAGTTGCGGGGACGGCGCTGTGGACGGCGACCCAGAGTGGCTCTCGCGTGCTGGGAGCTATTGGCCATCTCTTTCGGAGGAGGAAACAGGGCAGCTAG